In the Trichoderma atroviride chromosome 4, complete sequence genome, TTTCTGGAGCATCCAAGCAATAAACGACTTGCAAAGTACACCATTTACACCAAAGACAAGACGGCAGAGGAATGTGCTGAGAGTGTATTGCAAATCATAAGAGGGAATATTCAGCAGGTGGCAAGGCCAAATTAGAAGATGCTTTTGCAGGCAATGCACAGAGAGAGGCCGTAGGAAGAGGAcaatacaaaaaaagaaaacaaaattttgtgaaacaaaaagaattGATCACAATTGTGAGACTCTTGCTCTCGGCAGGGCTTGAACCTGCGGCCTCCGCATTACCAAGATTTCAGATGAAGCTGAAGTATTAGTACGAAGCTCTAACCAACTGAGCTACGAGAGCCGTCTAGATCCACTCAGACTGTGGAACTCTAGATGTTGCTGCTCGGAGGGGTCGACTTCAATTATGAATGCATGCCGTAAATCGTAAATTGGCCGAGGCCATCGGATTTGTAGTAGAAGCTGTCAATGTTAAATTCGGCGAATATTTATCGTAGTGACAATTGCTACTTGGGCATACCTTTATTTGCGTGAGGTTGTGAAGAAACATGAGGTATTGCGGCTCAATTAATCCGCATATAGGTAATTTTTGGTCCATCTATTCTGATTCGGCAAGTGGGTGCATTGTATCTAATGTCGAAAAAACAGAAGACGAGAGCTTGTTCATCTAGTTAGGCGAAATCTCATCATATCAAGTGTGGTGGCCAGAGTCATGGGCTGTTATGAGATAGGCGTTTAATTAGTATATCGTTGACCTGTTCATATGAACATTGGAAGCAATAGAGATGATAACTGAGGGCACAGGAATGTCGCAGCTCCGAGAAAAGGTTTTTGGGAAACAATAGTAGTCTTTATGGTAGGCGCCGGGATGAGTAATAGGTTCCGCAAAATCTTAATGGTGATCGctctgctggagaaggattGAGCTCCCACATCTCAATGATGAGAATAGGCAATCTGATATTAAATATAGAATTAGTCAAAGCCAAGGACAAAAGTTTTAAACTGAATTGCAAATAGGACGGTCATCGAACAGGCTCTCGATAACCTGGGATCTGAACTATATGTGCCCTATGTACGCACCGGAGTATCCGGCATAAGGAAGTACTAGGTATTTAGATTGCCTTGTGTATTACGCGACATGTCCTCTGAACATTTGCTTAAATGCTTTGTTTTACATCTGGGTCAAGATGAGTGCGCGACCATGGATACTTGAGTGACAAATTAGAGACGAGAAATAACACAGAAGCCATCCTGACTTGCCTATGTTTATGGCATCCGTATCAATCAGAGCCGGCAGAAGGATGCAGACGCCCGCAGATGCGGACGATCTCAACTAAAATTCTGACACACTTGCCGAATTTGGCGATTCTGTTCCTGGGAACAATCGGCCGCCAAAATCGTGTACTTGATCCGCTTTTCGTCTGCTCGTTGGACCCCCCGCGCTCAGTACTTATGATCTTTTCTAATTGCCTCGGGCTATCAATCCGATCATGTATGGTAGTAGGTAGCATTCAATGCACGTACTTTTTACATGTAACCTTGCGGTCCAATTTATAATACGTTACTAATCGCATAATTGCGCAACTCTGCCTTGCATGTCCTCACATCAAGGTGACGATTGCGAAAAGTAGCGAATGCTTACCGGTATGCCTATTTTCCAACTTTAAACAAACAGCGGGCGGCCTGATTCGTGGCCGACCACTATTCCTATAGTGGAACTTTACATATTCTACCCTTGTCTATTTATACATATACTTACCACCTTCTGTATTCGACATTCAAAAGATCGGACTAGTGCCTCCATAGCGACGCTCTGATGCCGGAAACTTGGAAAATGTCCCATCAAACTGCGCCGATCGGATTGACCCATCACGGCACTTTTGATCCATGAACTGATTCTATCTAGGCAAATGCCTTATCGAGCAAGCTCGATATTAGTGATCATGACTTGCCCAAGTGAACAGCAGCGCTGGCCAGGCTGTATAAAACCAGACCGTGTCCCCGGGCAGCTCGCCGATCCTGCGTGAGAGTAGATCCGAGCTTTTGCTTTGGTTGAATTGGAGTTTGTGCATTGAAAGATGCGGTCCTTGGCAGCTTTATGGACCGGCGCGGCCGTGGTGTTGGCAGCTTCGACTCCAACCACAAAAGATGCTTCAAAGGTTGACGCGGTCGAGCCGTGCGCTCAAGTCAGCAGCTTATGGGCTGCTCAGATTGAAAGCACCGGTGAGTCTTTGAAGCGCATTAGATGAAGATACAAGCTCTACTGACACAatccagcaacaccaactGTGGCCGCCTCCCTCGCTTATGCCTGCCTGAACACAATTCCCCTCCACAAAGAACCGGGCATCGAGTTGATTGACGCTTTGGAGCCGTATCTCGAGTGGCAATCGGACTCGGCATACCTGGCAGACCCGCCTGCCGATTACTTCTACCCGCCTCacgacatcttcaaggcaTTGGCCGGCGTCAGGGCGGATCTCGTGGCGGACAAGTATACCAACGAATACGAGTTCCAGGAGGATCTCTATGCTCGAGTTTGGGGCCCGGCGCATGATGGACATTTTGTCTTTTATCCGGATGCGCTGACTATTGCGTTTGAGTGGACACGCCCGAAGCCCATTGTATCAATCAGCGAAAATGGAAAAGATTTGCCCGTGATTAAGCTTTATGGTGAGTGTCATGTCGTTAACATGTCTCCCCTATACAAACATATCGGCAGTGACTGATTCGACCAAAAGAGGATGTCGTGAGGGACCCAAAGACAGCGCCTGTAATCACAAAAATCAACGGGGTCGAGGCCTCCAAGTTCGTCCTTGACACCGTCACAACGGCCTCTTTCAACCAGGATGCAGATGCCGCATACAACTCCATGTTTTATTCAAAAGGATTCACCGCGGCTTCTGGGGGCAGTGAAGGCTACTTTTCGAGCGGCGGCCGCGTCCGATACATCTACCAGGGCCCAAACACGACATTTACCTTTGACAATGGCACCAGCGCAACCTTTGAGAACACTGCGTCGGTCAAGGCGAACTTCACGGGCATCGTGGACGGCCAGTCCTATTTCGACACCCTCTGCGTTCTCACTATTGATGGCGGGCCCAGAGAGGAACCTGCTGCTACCATCAGCGCGAGAGCCCAGTCAGGCCAGGTCCCCGGATACCCAGCGCCGGTTCTGGCAACCGACGACGGTATTGTGTCTGGTTACTATCTCGAAGGCGAGGGCTTTGACGATGTCGCagtcctctctctccttacCTTTGAACCCAGCTCCCCGCGCCAATTCCAGGCCGTTATCCAAAACTTCTTTGCGGAAGCAGTGACCGCCGGGAAAACGAAGCTCGTTATCGATTTCCAGGGCAACGGCGGAGGTCTCATAGGCCTGGGCTACGACCTCTACGGCCAACTCTTCCCTCAAATCCGAGCGGATGGCTTCTCGCGATGGAAGCTCAGCCCGGAGTTTGAGACCATGGCCCATGTCTACAGCAACGCCTCCAAGAACGTGGATCCCTTTCACGAGGCCTCGTTTCTAAAGGTTGAGGCATATCTAACGGAACTGAATTGGCGCTTCGACCTGaacgaggaagagaaggccTTCACTAGCTTCGCGGACAAGTTTGCGCCAAGAGTGTTCAAGGATACGCCCTACACGGCTCTCACGCGGTGGAACTGGAGCGATCCTCTCATCTCGACAAACACCTCGTTTGGGTTTGGCCTTGAGATTTCGGGTTATGGAACCCGCGCAAATCTCTCTCAGCCATTCCTGCCGGAGAACATTGTCCTTCTCTACGACGGCGCCTGCGCCTCGACTTGCACCATTGCATCCGAATCGCTCCGACTCAACGGAGGCGTCAAGTCTGTTGCTTTTGGCGGCCGGCCACAAAAGGGGCCGATCCAGGGCGTCGGCGGCGTCA is a window encoding:
- a CDS encoding uncharacterized protein (EggNog:ENOG41~SECRETED:SignalP(1-16)) is translated as MRSLAALWTGAAVVLAASTPTTKDASKVDAVEPCAQVSSLWAAQIESTATPTVAASLAYACLNTIPLHKEPGIELIDALEPYLEWQSDSAYLADPPADYFYPPHDIFKALAGVRADLVADKYTNEYEFQEDLYARVWGPAHDGHFVFYPDALTIAFEWTRPKPIVSISENGKDLPVIKLYEDVVRDPKTAPVITKINGVEASKFVLDTVTTASFNQDADAAYNSMFYSKGFTAASGGSEGYFSSGGRVRYIYQGPNTTFTFDNGTSATFENTASVKANFTGIVDGQSYFDTLCVLTIDGGPREEPAATISARAQSGQVPGYPAPVLATDDGIVSGYYLEGEGFDDVAVLSLLTFEPSSPRQFQAVIQNFFAEAVTAGKTKLVIDFQGNGGGLIGLGYDLYGQLFPQIRADGFSRWKLSPEFETMAHVYSNASKNVDPFHEASFLKVEAYLTELNWRFDLNEEEKAFTSFADKFAPRVFKDTPYTALTRWNWSDPLISTNTSFGFGLEISGYGTRANLSQPFLPENIVLLYDGACASTCTIASESLRLNGGVKSVAFGGRPQKGPIQGVGGVKGSQIYQLTDIFVLAEDGTFLGTSAANEAVLQNVSSLPIARSTAGSMNVRDQILRTNTKDGVPAQFVVEHADCRLYWTAPMVTDITEVWKAAAGAAFNNAECASGGIEYRAPKAHIRPAANPKLPMGNAIAETEDSPRSSGLWNAKFRLRTIA